The Campylobacter hyointestinalis subsp. hyointestinalis nucleotide sequence TCACGGTTCACGTTTTCACAGACGTCCGGGATCTATAGGAAACTGCGAATGGCCAGGTCGTGTTCAACCAGGTAGAAAAATGGCTGGACATTATGGCAATGTTAAAACTACTGTTAAAAACGAAGTGGTTAGTTTTGACGCTGCAAATGGTATCTTGGTTTTAAAAGGTTCTGTACCGGGATTTAACGGTGCTATGGGTAGAGTAAGGATAGTCAAATGAGTAAAATAAGCGTTCTAAACGAAAAATTTGAAAAAACAAGCGAGATGGAGCTTCCAGCAAGTTACGCTGAAGTAAATTCGCATAATCTATATTTATATGTCAAAAGCTACCTTTCTGGTATAAGAGCCAACTCTGCTCACACTAAAGGTCGCTCAGACGTAAGCGGTGGCGGTAAAAAGCCTTGGAGACAAAAAGGTCGCGGCGGCGCTCGTGCTGGTTCAACAAGAACTAACGTATGGGTAGGCGGTGCAGTTGCATTTGGTCCAAAGAACAATAGAAATTATGATCAAAAAATCAATAAAAAACAAAAAAGACTTGCTCTTGAATTTGCTTTAAACGATAAAGTTACAAACGGTAAATTTTTTGCGGTTGATAGCATAGAAATAGCAAGTGGCAAGACAAAAGATGCAGCGTCAGTCATAAATAAACTTGGTGTAAGAGACGCACTTATCATCAAAAACGAACTTGATGCAAAAACACTTTTAGCATTTAGAAACTTAGCAAATTGCTACGTTGTTGATGCTAGTGAAGTAAATGCATATTTAGTTGCAGTTTATAGTGCAGTCATAGCTGAAAAAGCAGCACTACAATCTATCGTAAAAGAGGGCTAAAAATGGCAGATATAACAGATATCAAAACTATACTTTATACAGAAAAAACTTTAGGCCTCGGTGAGCAAGGTGTAGTAGTTATCCAAACTTCACCAAAAATGACAAAAAATAGTCTTAAAGAGGTTCTTAAAGAGTATTTCGGTGTAACGCCACTTAGAGTAAATTCACTTAGAATGGACGGAAAAGTTAAGCGTTTTAAAGGAAGAATTGGCGTAAGAAATGATTTCAAAAAATTCTATGTCAAATTACCAGATGGCGTTAGCCTAGAAAACCAGGAGGCATAAGATGGCTATAAGAAGTTTTAAACCATATACTCCAAGTAGAAGATTTATGACAAGTTTGTCTAGTGAAGACATCACAGCTAAAGCAAGTGTTAGAAGCTTACTTGTAAAAATTCCAGCTACTGCAGGTAGAAATCACAATGGTAGAATCACTAGCCGCCATAAAGAAGCTGGTGCGAAAAAACTTTATCGTATAATTGATTTCAAAAGAAAGAAATTTGATATTCCTGGTAAAGTAGAAGCTATAGAATACGATCCAAATAGAAATTGCCGTATTGCTCTTATATCCTATAGTGACGGCGAGAAAAGATATATTATTCGTCCAAATGGTTTAAATGTCGGCGATGTTATCAGCTCAGCTGAAGCAGGTCTTGATATAAAACCGGGTAATGCTATGAAATTAAAAAGTATACCTGTAGGTACGATAGTTCATAACATAGAGCTTAAACCTGGTAAAGGTGCTCAAATGGCTAGAAGTGCAGGCGGTTACGCTCAACTTATGGGTAAAGAAGAAAAATACGTTATCCTAAGACTTCCAAGCGGTGAGATGAGACAAGTTTTGGCTGAGTGTATGGCTACAGTCGGTGTTGTAGGAAATGAAGACTGGGCAAACGTAACTATCGGCAAAGCAGGTCGCAACCGCTATAGAGGAATTCGTCCTCAAACTAGAGGTAGTGCAATGAACCCAGTAGATCACCCACACGGTGGTGGTGAAGGCAAGAAAAACTCAGGCCGTCATCCAGTTACTCCATGGGGTAAACCAACTAAGGGTGCTAAAACTCGCCGTAAAAAAGCTAGTGATAAACTTATAATATCAAGAAGGAAAGGTAAATAACGATGGCTAGATCACTAAAAAAAGGTCCATTTGTCGATGATCATGTTATGAAAAAAGTTCTAGCTGCAAAAGCCGCTAATGACAACAAACCAATTAAAACTTGGTCAAGAAGAAGCACAATAATACCTGAAATGATAGGTTTGACATTTAATGTGCATAATGGCAAAAGCTTTATTCCTGTATATGTAACAGAAAATCATATAGGTTATAAGCTGGGCGAATTTGCACCAACAAGAACATTTAAGGGTCATAAAGGCTCTGTTCAGAAAAAAATAGGTAAATAAGGGGAAGTTATGAGTAAAGCTATTATTAAATTCATAAGACTATCTCCAACAAAAGCTAGACTTATAGCAGATGAAGTACAAGGAATGAATGCAGAGCTTGCACTTGCAAGTTTGAGTTTTATGCCTAACCGTGGTGCAAAATACATTGCAAATGCTATCAGCTCAGCTGTAGCTAATGGCGGATTTGAGCCTGAAGAGGTAGTTGTAAAAAGTTGTAGAGTAGATGCCGGTCCTGTTCTTAAAAGATTTAGGCCACGTGCAAGAGGAAGCGCTAGTAGAATAAGAAAACCAACTAGCCACATTCTTGTAGAAGTATCTAAACCAGAGAGTAAGGAAGCATAAAATGGGACAAAAAGTTAATCCAATAGGTCTTAGACTAGGTATCAATAGAAACTGGGAGTCTAGATGGTTTCCATCAAAAGCGACTTTACCAGAAAATATAGGTGAAGATTATAAGATAAGAAAATTCCTAAAAACTAAGCTTTATTATGCAGGTGTTAGTCAAATTCTTATCGAAAGAACAGCTAAAAAACTTCGTGTAACAGTAGTTGCGGCTCGTCCAGGCATTATCATCGGTAAAAAAGGTGGCGAGGTTGAAAATTTAAGAGCTGAAGTTGCGAAGTTGGTAAATAAAGACATCACTATAAATATCAAAGAAGAGAGAAAAGCAGGAAGTTCAGCTCAATTAGCAGCAGAAAATGTAGCTATGCAGCTTGAAAGACGCGTTGCTTTCCGTCGTGCTATGAAAAAAGTTATCCAAGGCGCTCAAAAAGCAGGTGCTAAAGGTATCAAAGTTTCAGTAGCAGGTCGTTTAGGTGGCGCTGAGATGGCAAGAACAGAGTGGTATCTTGAAGGTCGTGTTCCTCTTCATACATTAAGAGCTAAGATAGACTACGGTTTTGCAGAAGCTCATACTACTTATGGCAACATAGGTATTAAAGTTTGGATTTTCAAAGGCGAAGTTCTTCAAAAAGGTATCCAAGCTGAGAAAAATGAAGATACAGCACCAAAAAAACCAAGACGTGCTAGAAGGGGTAAATAGTTATGTTATTACCAAAGAGAACTAAATATCGTAAAATGATGAAAGGTCGCAATCGCGGCTATGCAACAAGAGGAGTCGATCTTGCTCTTGGTGAGTTCGGACTAAAAGCTGTTGAAGCAGGACGTGTAAATTCACGCCAGATAGAATCAGCTCGTCAAGCATATACTCGTCATGTTAAAAGACAAGCTAAAACTTGGATAAGAGTTTTCCCTGATAAACCTATCACTAAAAAACCTCTTGAAACTCGTATGGGTAAAGGTAAAGGTGGAGTTGAAGAATGGGTTATGAATATTAAACCAGGTAGAATAATATTTGAAATGTCTGGAATCAGCGAAGAGCTAGCCAGAGAGGCTTTAACTCTTGCAATGCACAAGCTACCATTTAAGACTAAGTTTGTAACTAAAGAGAGCGAAAATGAAGTATACTGAGATAAGTGCAAAGAGCGTAAGCGAACTTACAGCGTTATTAAAAGAGAAAAAGGTGCTTTTATTTACACTTAGACAAAAGCTAAAAACAATGCAGCTAACTAACCCTAACGAGATTCGCGATACTAAAAAAGAGATCGCTAGAATCAATACTGCAATTAGTGCTGCGAAATAAGGGGCGAACAATGGCAGTAGAAATGAAAAGACAAATTCAAGGCGTTGTCGTTGCAAAGGCTGGTGATAAAACAGCAACTATTCTTGTTGAAAGAAGAGTTATGCACCCAAGATATCACAAATTTGTAAAACGCTTTAAAAAATACCTAGTTCATGATGAAAAAA carries:
- the rplD gene encoding 50S ribosomal protein L4, producing MSKISVLNEKFEKTSEMELPASYAEVNSHNLYLYVKSYLSGIRANSAHTKGRSDVSGGGKKPWRQKGRGGARAGSTRTNVWVGGAVAFGPKNNRNYDQKINKKQKRLALEFALNDKVTNGKFFAVDSIEIASGKTKDAASVINKLGVRDALIIKNELDAKTLLAFRNLANCYVVDASEVNAYLVAVYSAVIAEKAALQSIVKEG
- a CDS encoding 50S ribosomal protein L23 yields the protein MADITDIKTILYTEKTLGLGEQGVVVIQTSPKMTKNSLKEVLKEYFGVTPLRVNSLRMDGKVKRFKGRIGVRNDFKKFYVKLPDGVSLENQEA
- the rplB gene encoding 50S ribosomal protein L2, whose translation is MAIRSFKPYTPSRRFMTSLSSEDITAKASVRSLLVKIPATAGRNHNGRITSRHKEAGAKKLYRIIDFKRKKFDIPGKVEAIEYDPNRNCRIALISYSDGEKRYIIRPNGLNVGDVISSAEAGLDIKPGNAMKLKSIPVGTIVHNIELKPGKGAQMARSAGGYAQLMGKEEKYVILRLPSGEMRQVLAECMATVGVVGNEDWANVTIGKAGRNRYRGIRPQTRGSAMNPVDHPHGGGEGKKNSGRHPVTPWGKPTKGAKTRRKKASDKLIISRRKGK
- the rpsS gene encoding 30S ribosomal protein S19; translated protein: MARSLKKGPFVDDHVMKKVLAAKAANDNKPIKTWSRRSTIIPEMIGLTFNVHNGKSFIPVYVTENHIGYKLGEFAPTRTFKGHKGSVQKKIGK
- the rpsC gene encoding 30S ribosomal protein S3, which codes for MGQKVNPIGLRLGINRNWESRWFPSKATLPENIGEDYKIRKFLKTKLYYAGVSQILIERTAKKLRVTVVAARPGIIIGKKGGEVENLRAEVAKLVNKDITINIKEERKAGSSAQLAAENVAMQLERRVAFRRAMKKVIQGAQKAGAKGIKVSVAGRLGGAEMARTEWYLEGRVPLHTLRAKIDYGFAEAHTTYGNIGIKVWIFKGEVLQKGIQAEKNEDTAPKKPRRARRGK
- the rplP gene encoding 50S ribosomal protein L16; this translates as MLLPKRTKYRKMMKGRNRGYATRGVDLALGEFGLKAVEAGRVNSRQIESARQAYTRHVKRQAKTWIRVFPDKPITKKPLETRMGKGKGGVEEWVMNIKPGRIIFEMSGISEELAREALTLAMHKLPFKTKFVTKESENEVY
- the rpmC gene encoding 50S ribosomal protein L29, whose protein sequence is MKYTEISAKSVSELTALLKEKKVLLFTLRQKLKTMQLTNPNEIRDTKKEIARINTAISAAK
- the rpsQ gene encoding 30S ribosomal protein S17 gives rise to the protein MKRQIQGVVVAKAGDKTATILVERRVMHPRYHKFVKRFKKYLVHDEKNELKAGDTISAVECRPLSARKSFRLQAVLKTGVE